In the genome of Deinococcus deserti VCD115, one region contains:
- a CDS encoding PAS domain S-box protein, which yields MIRGSGDSSDQQPLEEDLQLTAVWRYHLLAAPLEAAFRRTVNLAARLLNAPIALINLLDDRTQWTKGCYGMDLREMDRSLSFCQHTLGMNGVLVVPDTTQDPRFSSLPLVTGDSAIRFYAGAPLITPDGHRVGSLCVLDTAPRIGLTEDECAFLQDLADSVVSELELRRGVAQREQQDARHAAVLTSSLDAVVIVDAHARVTDWNPEAERLFGYRRDEALAQDVRKLILTDETLKLLHRYRREGTEAVPRQRTLVTMRRRDGTVIPTEISVTPFQGDGTVYFAAFFRDLTELQVTREALDTSHALLRKVIDNVPDVIYVKNTAREYLMVNASGAELVGRPFSSILGQTDEVLLPPDTAAGMRERDETVLSSGQRGQYEVTATLPGQPTRSFRSTRTPFYDVHGNPKGLVGTITDVTEQKAAQDAIRDHNERLASEVQAAQLEILERLAHAAEYRDDDTGEHMRRVGRIAAGVARELGLPDDTVQLLERAAPMHDVGKIGISDSILLKPGRLTPEEFDIIKTHPMIGSGILSGGTSPLIKMAEEIARTHHERWYGAGYPAGLAGEAIPVSGRIVAVVDVLDALTSERPYKAAWTLDEAMEEIRRQTGRQFDREVVAALERLLSKQGQG from the coding sequence ATGATTCGTGGCTCCGGGGATTCTTCTGATCAGCAACCACTGGAGGAAGACCTGCAGTTGACTGCTGTCTGGCGATACCACCTGCTCGCCGCACCACTTGAAGCTGCCTTCAGGCGCACCGTTAACCTTGCTGCCCGTCTGCTCAACGCTCCGATTGCGTTGATTAACCTGCTCGACGACCGAACCCAATGGACCAAAGGCTGTTACGGTATGGACCTCCGCGAGATGGACCGCTCCCTGTCCTTCTGCCAGCACACTCTGGGCATGAACGGCGTTCTTGTCGTGCCGGACACGACGCAGGATCCCAGGTTCTCTTCTCTTCCTCTGGTGACCGGGGACAGCGCCATACGCTTCTACGCGGGCGCGCCGCTCATCACACCGGACGGGCACCGGGTGGGTTCACTGTGTGTGCTCGATACCGCACCCCGGATTGGGCTCACCGAAGATGAATGTGCGTTTCTTCAGGACCTGGCCGACAGCGTTGTGAGCGAACTCGAATTGCGCCGGGGGGTGGCTCAACGGGAGCAGCAGGACGCGCGGCATGCCGCAGTCCTGACCTCTTCTCTGGATGCGGTGGTAATCGTGGACGCTCACGCCCGCGTCACAGACTGGAACCCCGAAGCGGAGCGCCTGTTTGGCTACCGCCGGGATGAAGCTCTGGCGCAGGACGTCCGGAAGTTGATCCTGACGGATGAGACGCTCAAGCTTCTGCACCGGTACCGCCGTGAAGGAACCGAGGCTGTTCCACGGCAACGTACGCTCGTGACTATGCGGCGGCGCGACGGCACTGTTATTCCTACCGAAATCTCCGTCACGCCGTTTCAGGGCGACGGCACGGTCTACTTTGCGGCGTTTTTCCGAGACCTGACAGAGCTCCAGGTCACGCGGGAGGCTCTGGATACCAGTCACGCCCTGCTGCGGAAGGTAATTGATAACGTCCCTGACGTCATCTATGTAAAGAACACCGCTCGTGAGTACCTGATGGTGAACGCTTCAGGAGCCGAACTCGTGGGGCGCCCCTTCAGCAGTATTCTCGGGCAGACCGACGAAGTGTTGTTGCCACCGGATACGGCCGCCGGCATGCGTGAACGTGACGAGACTGTACTTTCGAGCGGGCAGCGCGGCCAGTACGAAGTGACAGCGACCCTGCCCGGCCAGCCGACGCGCTCGTTCCGATCGACACGCACGCCGTTTTATGACGTGCATGGAAACCCGAAGGGGCTTGTGGGAACAATCACAGACGTGACAGAGCAGAAGGCTGCTCAGGACGCCATTCGCGATCACAACGAGCGGCTGGCCAGCGAGGTGCAGGCTGCGCAGCTTGAGATTCTCGAGCGGCTGGCACACGCAGCGGAATATCGGGACGATGACACAGGTGAGCACATGCGGCGGGTAGGACGGATTGCGGCAGGTGTCGCCCGCGAGCTGGGCCTGCCGGACGACACTGTGCAGCTGCTTGAACGGGCGGCGCCCATGCACGATGTAGGCAAGATTGGGATCAGTGACTCCATTCTCCTGAAGCCTGGCCGGCTCACCCCAGAAGAATTTGACATCATCAAAACGCACCCGATGATCGGCTCCGGCATTCTGAGCGGTGGAACGTCCCCACTGATCAAAATGGCCGAAGAGATCGCACGAACCCACCATGAACGTTGGTATGGCGCCGGGTATCCAGCCGGTCTGGCCGGCGAAGCCATTCCGGTGTCCGGCCGGATCGTGGCGGTGGTAGATGTGTTGGACGCGTTGACGAGTGAGCGGCCGTACAAGGCGGCGTGGACTCTCGACGAGGCGATGGAGGAAATCCGCCGCCAGACTGGCCGGCAGTTTGACCGGGAGGTGGTGGCTGCCCTGGAGCGGCTGCTGAGCAAGCAGGGTCAGGGCTAG
- a CDS encoding benzoate/H(+) symporter BenE family transporter, with translation MRALPYSALAAGLISVIVSASSNLPLFVQMFAALHFTADQAVSSLTSMYLTLAVLGAGLSLLYRAPIILGWNTAGLALLIAEGPRFTPGEAVGALMAAALILTFLGLTGLFDWIARCLPPPLAAALLAGMLLPFVLRGLSAVPTAPELLLPMVAAYLLARAFVPRWAVPLALTAGLTATILTGASPDGLFLPSGTAGHLSYIRPVFDVHALLTITIPSVLLAVASQHLPGLAILSASGYGHVPPRPLVSLTGLGALLAAPFGSITLNLAAITSAISTGPDAHPDPAKRYVAGLSCAAGYGVLGLTAGGLLGLASIFPAPLMQGLAGLALLGPLLVGREGTMVAEARWREAALLTLVVTASGITVLGVSAPVWGLLLGWSLAWMRGWRERSGG, from the coding sequence ATGCGTGCCCTACCGTACAGCGCGCTGGCGGCCGGATTGATCTCCGTTATCGTGAGTGCCTCCAGCAACCTTCCGCTGTTCGTGCAGATGTTCGCGGCCCTGCACTTCACTGCGGATCAGGCCGTGAGCAGCCTGACCAGTATGTACCTCACGCTCGCCGTTCTGGGCGCCGGCCTGAGCCTGCTGTACCGCGCTCCCATTATCCTCGGCTGGAATACCGCTGGCCTCGCGCTCCTTATTGCTGAAGGTCCCCGCTTTACGCCCGGTGAGGCCGTGGGGGCCCTGATGGCCGCTGCGCTGATCCTTACCTTCCTTGGCCTGACCGGTCTGTTTGACTGGATTGCTCGCTGCCTGCCCCCACCACTGGCCGCCGCGCTGCTGGCGGGCATGCTGCTGCCATTTGTCCTGCGCGGTCTGAGTGCGGTCCCGACCGCGCCCGAACTGCTGCTCCCCATGGTGGCGGCCTACCTGCTGGCCCGGGCCTTCGTTCCCCGCTGGGCAGTGCCATTGGCTCTTACCGCCGGCTTGACCGCCACCATTTTGACTGGTGCGTCGCCAGACGGCTTGTTTCTGCCCTCGGGAACTGCCGGACACCTGAGCTACATCCGACCAGTGTTTGATGTGCACGCCCTGCTTACAATCACCATCCCCAGCGTGCTGCTGGCAGTGGCGTCGCAGCACCTGCCGGGCCTGGCGATCCTGAGCGCCAGCGGGTACGGGCACGTACCCCCACGGCCCCTGGTGTCCCTGACTGGACTCGGGGCACTGCTCGCGGCCCCATTCGGGAGTATCACCTTGAATCTCGCGGCGATCACGTCTGCCATCTCCACCGGTCCCGACGCCCATCCGGATCCGGCGAAACGGTACGTGGCTGGCCTGAGTTGCGCGGCCGGGTACGGAGTGCTGGGCCTCACCGCCGGGGGCCTGCTCGGACTGGCAAGTATTTTCCCGGCACCGCTGATGCAGGGACTGGCAGGCCTGGCCCTGCTGGGGCCGCTGCTCGTAGGGCGTGAGGGCACCATGGTGGCTGAAGCGCGGTGGCGGGAAGCGGCTCTGCTGACCCTGGTGGTCACCGCTTCCGGAATCACGGTTCTGGGCGTGAGCGCGCCTGTCTGGGGCCTCCTCCTTGGATGGAGCCTGGCCTGGATGCGCGGCTGGCGTGAACGCTCTGGAGGATAG